A portion of the Altererythrobacter sp. Root672 genome contains these proteins:
- a CDS encoding M1 family aminopeptidase, protein MNRRVLLPVLLAAATNAEAQSTTIAPGDGFEVERYAVALRPDLETAAVSGTETIDVRGTSDRVTHLAFSANALRIADAMVDATPVQVSSTTDAIVFTLPQALRKGRKVTLRFRFEGTPARGLTAVAGSIYASYFACDWMVCLQDAPGDKAHLALDLFLPADAQSVGVGRASPAATSADPLVIHRWRSTRPYSPYLYAFAAGRLPRQAIATAHGELVYFDGTGSNADLAALFAEAPAITAFLANKAGMPLPDRRYAQVLVPGREAQESAGFSLIGQSELDRERDDPSSAWIIAHEMAHQWWGNLVTCATWQDFWLNEGMATFMVAAWKEHSAGDAAYRQELDVARRRVEQVRELGFDKPLAWDGEYPSLRARRAVQYSKGALFLAHLRETIGEVAFWNGLRRFTRQHARKTVTSKDFQNAMERSSGRDLSATFAEWVYGK, encoded by the coding sequence ATGAACCGCCGCGTCCTGCTACCCGTTCTTCTCGCAGCCGCGACGAATGCCGAAGCACAATCCACGACAATCGCGCCGGGCGATGGGTTCGAAGTCGAGCGATACGCCGTCGCGCTTCGTCCCGACCTCGAGACAGCGGCAGTTTCGGGCACGGAAACGATTGACGTGCGCGGTACGTCCGATCGGGTGACGCACCTGGCGTTCTCGGCCAATGCGCTGCGCATCGCGGACGCGATGGTCGACGCAACGCCGGTCCAGGTCTCGTCCACCACCGATGCTATCGTCTTCACCCTGCCGCAGGCCCTTCGCAAAGGCCGCAAGGTGACGCTGCGATTCCGGTTCGAGGGCACGCCGGCTCGCGGCCTGACGGCCGTGGCGGGGAGTATCTACGCCAGCTATTTCGCGTGCGACTGGATGGTCTGCCTGCAGGACGCCCCGGGCGACAAGGCGCACCTGGCGCTCGATCTGTTCCTGCCTGCCGATGCGCAATCGGTCGGCGTCGGACGGGCGAGTCCGGCGGCGACTTCGGCCGATCCGCTGGTCATCCATCGTTGGCGGTCCACCCGGCCCTACTCGCCCTATCTCTACGCCTTCGCCGCCGGCCGGCTGCCTCGGCAGGCGATCGCAACCGCGCACGGCGAGCTTGTCTATTTCGATGGCACCGGCAGCAACGCCGACCTGGCCGCACTGTTCGCCGAGGCGCCCGCAATCACGGCGTTTCTCGCTAACAAGGCGGGGATGCCCTTGCCCGATCGCCGATACGCGCAAGTGCTGGTTCCCGGTCGTGAAGCGCAGGAGTCGGCCGGCTTCTCGCTAATCGGCCAGAGCGAGCTCGACCGTGAGCGCGACGATCCGTCGTCGGCCTGGATCATCGCGCATGAAATGGCGCACCAATGGTGGGGCAACCTCGTGACGTGCGCCACCTGGCAGGATTTCTGGCTCAACGAGGGCATGGCCACGTTCATGGTGGCCGCCTGGAAGGAGCACAGCGCCGGCGACGCTGCCTATCGCCAGGAGCTCGATGTCGCGCGGCGCCGCGTCGAGCAGGTCCGCGAGCTTGGTTTCGACAAGCCGCTCGCGTGGGATGGCGAATACCCGTCGCTCCGGGCCCGGCGGGCTGTCCAGTACAGCAAGGGCGCGCTGTTCCTGGCACATCTGCGGGAGACAATTGGCGAGGTGGCCTTCTGGAACGGGCTACGCCGTTTCACCCGGCAGCATGCGAGGAAAACGGTGACGAGCAAGGACTTCCAGAACGCGATGGAACGGTCGAGCGGGCGCGACCTGTCCGCCACCTTTGCCGAGTGGGTCTACGGCAAGTAG
- a CDS encoding glycosyltransferase family 2 protein, producing the protein MPVITVVSPCYQEEDNVEICHATVKRIFDEQLPGYTREHIFADNASTDRTVEKLRAIACADPAVKVIVNARNFGLFRSTFNAFRYATGDAVLLMLPVDLQDPPQMLPDFVKLWEQGYQVVAGARMERQEGAIMRACRRLFYAIVNKLADFEIPENVGEFQLVDRKVLDAMIGHEDQYPYIRGLVASVGFRRVILPYTWVSRERGKSKLRVWTLVDQALNGIFAFTSAPMRLATLAGFALSALCVAYAIAMLVAYFLLPDAAPRGITTLLVSLFFLSGVQIAFIGMLGEYVTAIHAQVRHGRVVTEQERINIDAPDAPPRGARTK; encoded by the coding sequence ATGCCTGTAATCACCGTCGTTTCGCCGTGCTACCAAGAGGAAGACAACGTCGAAATCTGCCATGCGACGGTGAAGAGGATCTTTGACGAGCAACTGCCTGGTTACACTCGAGAACACATTTTCGCGGACAATGCGTCGACGGATAGAACGGTCGAGAAGCTGCGCGCGATCGCCTGTGCCGATCCGGCAGTCAAAGTGATTGTTAACGCCCGCAATTTTGGTCTGTTTCGTTCAACTTTCAACGCATTTCGATACGCGACCGGTGATGCCGTTCTATTGATGCTTCCGGTTGACCTTCAGGATCCGCCCCAAATGCTCCCCGATTTCGTCAAACTATGGGAGCAGGGATATCAGGTCGTCGCGGGGGCCCGGATGGAGCGGCAGGAAGGTGCGATCATGCGCGCCTGTCGCCGTCTGTTTTATGCGATCGTCAACAAGCTGGCGGATTTCGAAATTCCAGAAAATGTCGGCGAATTCCAACTGGTCGATCGCAAGGTCCTCGACGCGATGATTGGGCACGAGGATCAATATCCCTATATCCGCGGCCTTGTCGCGTCTGTCGGTTTTCGTCGGGTGATCCTGCCCTATACGTGGGTGTCGCGTGAGAGGGGCAAGTCCAAGCTTCGCGTCTGGACGCTAGTGGACCAGGCCTTGAACGGCATTTTCGCGTTCACCAGTGCGCCGATGCGCCTCGCCACTCTCGCGGGGTTTGCCCTTTCGGCTCTGTGTGTCGCCTACGCAATTGCGATGCTTGTCGCGTACTTCCTACTGCCAGATGCAGCACCTCGCGGGATAACAACCCTGTTGGTCTCGCTGTTCTTCCTTTCTGGCGTGCAGATCGCATTCATTGGCATGCTGGGGGAGTACGTGACGGCGATCCATGCCCAGGTGCGCCATGGCCGTGTCGTGACGGAACAGGAACGGATCAACATCGATGCCCCTGACGCGCCGCCAAGAGGCGCACGGACCAAATAG
- a CDS encoding class I SAM-dependent methyltransferase, with protein MASSELDPLDFERVRNDSEECQASTHSCQYCRSPLRTNWANLGLQPLANDYMGTRAAARAEPTYPLHARFCDNCFLVQVDRVISPEAIFGDYPYFSSNSASWLDHCERYAAKMIERFSLGPKDLVVEIASNDGYLLQYFMRSGIPVLGIEPAVNVAQAAIAALIPTEVLFFGEETAKLLVARGLAADHLSAKNVLAHVPDIGDFVRGVTVILKPEAVFTVEFPHLLRTIAGLQFDQIYHEHFCYLSLLAVHRILGDHGLRIFDVEELDTHGGSLRVYACHRDARHQTTNAVLAVIDAELAAQLNRAAGYHGFENRMQQVRGEFLAFLEQAHQAGKMVVGYGAAAKANTFLNYCGLAAASLPFIVDRSPAKVGRFMPGSGVKIFDVRAIEDVQPDYLLVLPWNLRQEVMSQMSFISEWGGKFVTAIPYLQIS; from the coding sequence ATGGCTTCTTCCGAACTCGATCCACTTGATTTTGAACGGGTTCGGAACGACTCCGAAGAATGCCAAGCCTCCACGCACTCCTGCCAATATTGCCGTTCGCCGCTGCGTACTAATTGGGCCAACCTTGGCCTGCAGCCTTTGGCGAACGACTACATGGGAACTCGGGCGGCCGCCCGGGCCGAGCCCACCTATCCGCTCCACGCTCGCTTTTGCGACAATTGCTTTCTCGTCCAAGTTGACCGGGTCATCTCACCGGAGGCAATCTTCGGCGATTATCCCTATTTCTCGTCCAATTCGGCAAGCTGGCTAGATCATTGTGAGCGTTACGCAGCCAAGATGATTGAGCGATTTTCCCTCGGGCCAAAGGATCTGGTGGTCGAGATCGCGAGCAACGATGGGTATCTCCTGCAGTACTTCATGCGCTCCGGCATCCCAGTTCTGGGTATCGAGCCTGCCGTCAATGTCGCCCAGGCCGCGATAGCGGCACTGATTCCGACTGAGGTGCTGTTCTTCGGGGAGGAGACCGCGAAGTTGCTGGTCGCTCGTGGACTCGCGGCTGACCATCTCAGCGCGAAGAATGTCCTGGCTCATGTACCCGACATCGGTGACTTCGTGCGAGGGGTCACCGTGATCTTGAAACCCGAGGCCGTGTTCACCGTCGAATTTCCACATCTCTTGCGTACCATCGCGGGGCTGCAGTTCGACCAGATTTATCACGAACACTTCTGCTACCTCTCGCTGCTTGCGGTTCATCGAATCCTTGGTGACCACGGTCTTCGCATATTTGACGTTGAGGAACTCGACACCCATGGCGGATCGCTGCGTGTCTACGCGTGTCATAGAGATGCACGTCACCAAACGACAAATGCCGTGCTGGCCGTCATTGATGCGGAGTTGGCCGCCCAACTCAACCGCGCTGCGGGATATCACGGCTTTGAAAACAGAATGCAGCAAGTACGTGGCGAGTTTCTCGCGTTTCTTGAGCAAGCTCATCAGGCCGGGAAAATGGTCGTTGGCTACGGCGCAGCGGCCAAGGCAAACACGTTCTTGAACTACTGCGGACTGGCGGCCGCCAGCCTGCCGTTCATTGTCGATCGCAGTCCAGCCAAAGTGGGTCGGTTCATGCCAGGCAGCGGAGTGAAGATCTTCGACGTGAGGGCAATCGAGGACGTTCAGCCCGACTATTTACTGGTCCTACCCTGGAATCTGCGACAAGAAGTGATGTCGCAAATGTCATTCATTTCAGAGTGGGGCGGGAAATTCGTCACAGCGATCCCTTATTTGCAGATTTCCTGA
- a CDS encoding MarR family winged helix-turn-helix transcriptional regulator, with product MTQLILEAMAAELGDADYAALADFRFSLREFLAFSEKKAAECGLTPQQHQALLAIRAAPRGAATVGYVAERLILKPHSATGLVDRLVALGLVSRQASEHDRRQALLRLSDHAVSILAKLSVTHREEILRIRPLLVQLLASLEH from the coding sequence ATGACCCAACTGATCCTAGAGGCGATGGCCGCCGAACTGGGCGACGCAGACTATGCGGCGCTTGCGGACTTCCGCTTTTCTCTCCGCGAGTTTCTGGCGTTCAGCGAAAAGAAGGCCGCCGAATGCGGCCTGACGCCGCAGCAGCACCAGGCCTTGCTGGCAATTCGCGCCGCCCCGAGGGGAGCGGCTACCGTGGGCTACGTCGCGGAACGGCTAATACTCAAGCCGCATAGCGCCACGGGGCTTGTGGACAGGCTAGTGGCGCTTGGCCTGGTCAGCAGACAAGCATCAGAACATGACCGCCGGCAAGCGCTGCTGCGGCTAAGTGATCATGCAGTCTCGATACTCGCCAAACTTAGCGTCACCCATCGCGAGGAAATCCTGCGGATCCGTCCCTTGCTCGTTCAATTGCTCGCGAGCCTGGAACACTGA
- a CDS encoding chloride channel protein, with the protein MTIPDSLSAHRPLGDHTTDHRMLMLSGAATLVGTGGAVGAWILLKAIAVATNVFWFGRISDVPSTITDKAWGIGIVAVPVVGSLIVGLMARFGSEKIRGHGIPEAIEAILYGESRLSPKVAVLKPLSSAISIGSGGPFGAEGPIIMTGGAIGSLFAQLFHLSAAERKTLLVAGAAAGMTAIFGTPMAAILLAIEVLLFEWKPRSFVPVVIAVLVSLLWRPILIDSGPLFPAQHAVHLEARLMGIAIAMGVLAGCLASLLSTLLYRIEDLFGRLPVHWMWWPAIGALAVGIGGLIDAHVLGAGYESIRALLEGSPTMRVAVSLLLVKAAVWLIALGSGTSGGVLAPLLLLGGALGFLVGHFLPGGSALWALAGMAGIMSGAMRAPLTAALFAVELTGDFAMLPLTVAASAGAYAVSVLLMRRSILTEKIARRGRHILQEYTVDPFDFLQARQVMTPSPETLPSCMPVSDAASFFANDALHRSYPVIDDERRLVGLASRSDALRWQVEGAPEQATLADILSDASQPFGLPEDSLGKIADLMVDTGVGRIPIVDPATRRVVGLLTRQDLLKVRDVRRGAELTRVRGNEPLAVKRFASVKT; encoded by the coding sequence ATGACTATTCCGGACTCCCTGTCAGCCCACCGTCCTCTCGGCGATCACACCACCGATCACCGTATGTTGATGCTCTCCGGTGCGGCCACTCTGGTGGGTACCGGTGGAGCGGTTGGGGCCTGGATTCTTCTCAAGGCGATTGCCGTCGCCACCAATGTTTTCTGGTTCGGCCGGATCTCCGATGTGCCATCCACGATCACTGACAAGGCTTGGGGTATTGGGATTGTCGCCGTTCCCGTCGTTGGAAGTCTGATAGTCGGGCTGATGGCACGCTTTGGATCGGAAAAGATCCGGGGCCATGGCATCCCAGAAGCGATCGAGGCGATCCTCTATGGGGAGAGCCGACTTTCACCGAAAGTAGCGGTGCTTAAGCCACTATCCTCCGCGATTTCGATCGGAAGTGGAGGACCGTTCGGGGCCGAAGGACCGATCATAATGACAGGTGGTGCGATAGGATCTCTCTTCGCTCAACTGTTCCACCTCAGCGCCGCCGAACGAAAAACCCTGCTCGTTGCAGGGGCCGCCGCAGGCATGACGGCGATCTTTGGCACGCCCATGGCTGCCATCCTCCTCGCGATCGAGGTCCTGCTATTCGAGTGGAAGCCGCGTAGCTTTGTCCCGGTCGTAATCGCGGTGCTCGTTTCGTTGTTGTGGCGCCCGATACTGATCGACAGCGGTCCACTCTTTCCCGCTCAACATGCAGTGCATCTGGAGGCGCGCCTCATGGGCATTGCCATAGCCATGGGTGTGCTGGCGGGATGCCTGGCCTCACTGTTGTCTACGTTGCTCTACCGTATCGAGGACCTGTTCGGACGCCTTCCTGTCCATTGGATGTGGTGGCCAGCAATCGGCGCATTGGCAGTCGGCATTGGCGGGCTCATTGATGCGCATGTACTCGGTGCGGGATACGAGAGCATCCGGGCCTTGCTCGAGGGCTCCCCCACTATGCGCGTCGCCGTCTCACTTCTGCTGGTAAAGGCAGCAGTTTGGCTCATCGCGCTCGGGTCAGGCACGTCGGGCGGTGTACTCGCACCTCTACTGTTGCTGGGAGGCGCCCTCGGTTTCCTGGTGGGCCATTTCCTGCCCGGCGGCAGTGCACTTTGGGCGCTCGCGGGCATGGCAGGCATCATGAGTGGGGCCATGCGTGCGCCGCTCACGGCTGCTCTTTTTGCCGTGGAGCTGACCGGCGACTTTGCCATGCTGCCGCTAACCGTCGCCGCGTCGGCAGGTGCTTATGCGGTCAGCGTCCTCCTGATGCGTCGCTCGATCCTGACAGAAAAGATCGCCCGGCGCGGACGCCATATTCTCCAGGAGTACACGGTCGATCCGTTCGACTTCTTGCAGGCACGGCAGGTGATGACGCCTTCGCCAGAGACCTTGCCAAGCTGCATGCCCGTTTCAGACGCCGCCAGCTTTTTCGCCAATGACGCGCTTCACCGAAGCTATCCCGTCATCGACGACGAGCGGAGGTTGGTAGGCCTCGCTTCACGATCGGATGCCCTTCGCTGGCAGGTGGAGGGTGCGCCCGAGCAAGCCACGTTGGCAGACATTCTGTCTGATGCATCCCAGCCGTTCGGACTGCCGGAGGACTCTCTCGGCAAGATCGCCGATCTGATGGTCGATACTGGAGTGGGACGCATACCTATTGTCGACCCTGCAACCCGCCGCGTTGTAGGTCTGCTGACACGGCAGGACTTGCTCAAGGTCCGTGACGTTCGTCGTGGAGCCGAACTTACGCGCGTACGAGGAAACGAGCCTTTGGCCGTAAAACGGTTCGCCTCCGTCAAGACGTAG
- a CDS encoding MarR family transcriptional regulator: protein MTNQEQLEAFIGRTFRSVWALEILRFLSDNDGRSFRGEDLISTLHLSQAVVKRSIIDLMAAGLVTVDERGLIAFGTDHQSEFVNAAIDLYVRSPNKVRRVIVAQQM, encoded by the coding sequence ATGACCAATCAGGAGCAACTGGAAGCCTTTATCGGAAGAACGTTCCGATCGGTCTGGGCGCTCGAGATTCTCAGATTCCTCTCTGACAATGATGGGCGGAGCTTTCGCGGAGAGGACCTTATTTCAACGCTGCACCTAAGCCAGGCGGTCGTTAAGAGGAGCATTATCGATCTGATGGCGGCAGGTCTTGTGACGGTCGACGAGAGAGGACTGATTGCTTTTGGCACCGACCATCAATCAGAGTTCGTGAACGCTGCGATCGATCTTTACGTGAGGAGCCCCAACAAGGTGCGGCGCGTGATAGTTGCACAACAAATGTAG
- a CDS encoding IS6 family transposase, which produces MPRPRKPASPFRYFNSSPEVIRLVVMMYVRFPLSLRNVEDLLFERGIDVCHETVRHWWNRFGPLFAADVRRQRVSRMRGFRQWKWHLDEVYVKINGEMHYLWRAVDQEGEVLESYVTKTRDKAAALRFMKKALKRHGSPEAITTDGLRSYKAAMSELGNAAKQEVGRWANNRVENSHLPFRRRERAMLRFRQMKSLHNHFNLERHLTDRQTYKTRRSAALAEWQNLMA; this is translated from the coding sequence ATGCCTCGTCCTCGCAAGCCCGCCAGCCCGTTCCGCTACTTCAATTCATCGCCTGAGGTAATCCGCCTGGTGGTGATGATGTATGTGCGCTTCCCGCTCAGCCTGAGGAATGTCGAAGACCTGCTGTTCGAGCGCGGGATCGATGTCTGCCACGAGACGGTGCGGCATTGGTGGAACCGCTTCGGCCCGCTGTTTGCCGCTGATGTCCGCCGCCAGCGGGTGAGCCGGATGCGCGGCTTCCGGCAGTGGAAGTGGCACCTCGACGAGGTTTACGTGAAGATCAACGGCGAGATGCACTACCTGTGGCGAGCAGTCGACCAGGAGGGCGAGGTGCTCGAGAGCTACGTTACCAAGACAAGGGACAAGGCGGCTGCTCTGCGGTTCATGAAGAAGGCGCTCAAGCGCCACGGCTCACCTGAAGCGATCACCACCGATGGCCTGCGCTCGTACAAGGCCGCGATGAGCGAGCTCGGCAATGCCGCGAAGCAGGAGGTGGGACGCTGGGCCAATAACCGGGTGGAGAACAGTCACTTGCCGTTCCGACGACGAGAACGGGCGATGCTCAGGTTCCGGCAGATGAAGAGCCTGCACAACCACTTCAACCTCGAACGTCACCTCACCGACAGACAAACCTACAAGACCCGTCGCTCGGCCGCCCTGGCCGAGTGGCAAAACCTGATGGCGTGA